The following proteins are co-located in the Methanotorris formicicus Mc-S-70 genome:
- a CDS encoding DUF5612 domain-containing protein: protein MEIGLTIMAENKIGVLHKLTGIILEFNGNITYTQQFIKDDDTGLIYMEIEGIGDKEGLLKKIKECNFVKNVEIHKTLKMIYGKRVIIVGGGAQVAQVAQGAISEADRHNIRGERISVDTMPIVGEGNLSDAVLAVEKLPRAAILVLAGSLMGGEITKAVEELKKKTGIPVISLKMFGSAPKVADLIVSDPVQAGVLAVMAIADTAKFDINKVRGRVL, encoded by the coding sequence ATGGAAATTGGGCTCACAATAATGGCTGAGAACAAAATAGGAGTGCTGCATAAACTTACTGGCATTATTTTAGAGTTCAATGGAAATATAACATATACGCAACAGTTCATAAAAGATGACGATACTGGATTAATATATATGGAGATTGAAGGAATTGGGGATAAAGAAGGACTTTTAAAAAAGATAAAGGAGTGTAATTTTGTTAAAAATGTGGAAATACATAAAACCCTAAAAATGATTTACGGTAAAAGAGTGATAATCGTTGGTGGAGGAGCACAGGTAGCACAAGTTGCACAAGGGGCTATAAGCGAGGCGGATAGGCACAACATAAGGGGAGAAAGAATAAGTGTGGATACTATGCCAATTGTGGGTGAGGGAAATTTAAGTGATGCAGTTCTTGCAGTTGAAAAACTACCGAGGGCTGCAATTTTAGTACTTGCTGGCTCGTTGATGGGTGGTGAGATAACAAAGGCAGTTGAGGAGTTAAAGAAAAAAACAGGCATTCCAGTGATTAGTTTGAAGATGTTTGGAAGTGCACCTAAAGTTGCTGATTTAATTGTGAGTGACCCTGTTCAGGCCGGGGTTTTGGCAGTTATGGCTATAGCAGATACTGCAAAATTTGATATAAATAAAGTTAGAGGGAGAGTCCTGTAA